The following proteins come from a genomic window of Streptomyces liliiviolaceus:
- a CDS encoding nuclear transport factor 2 family protein: MSWTRTFLTALAVCALFGALLVGATGCGSDGAREDDEVRPSPVGRVLKDTDEEGRHYREIDEKSAPEVEIEIQPAVDGDADDAGWDVRLTVHDFRFSPAGARKKAEPGRGYALLRLDDRPLSLLRGPTHHLAGNVVPRGTHQVTVRLHADDDTVWAVDGKPVAGTADITVSNPAPTSTSYRTPTSHRTPTEPSSTRPTGPPSTTPTPDVSAPDAVTSDGSALSVSPVGEALLSASDDGPPPSATPAALAGDPRPSAS; encoded by the coding sequence ATGTCGTGGACGCGCACATTCCTCACCGCGCTCGCGGTCTGTGCCCTGTTCGGAGCTCTGCTCGTCGGAGCGACGGGCTGCGGGTCCGATGGCGCGCGCGAGGACGACGAGGTCAGACCGTCACCGGTGGGCAGGGTGCTGAAGGACACCGACGAGGAGGGGCGGCACTACCGTGAGATCGACGAGAAGAGCGCACCCGAGGTCGAGATCGAGATACAGCCCGCGGTGGACGGGGACGCCGACGACGCCGGCTGGGACGTCCGGCTGACGGTCCACGACTTCCGCTTCTCGCCGGCCGGCGCGCGGAAGAAGGCCGAACCGGGCCGCGGTTACGCGCTGCTCCGGCTGGACGACCGGCCCCTGTCCCTGCTCCGGGGCCCGACCCACCACCTTGCGGGGAACGTCGTCCCACGCGGCACCCACCAGGTGACGGTGCGCCTGCACGCCGACGACGACACGGTGTGGGCCGTGGACGGAAAGCCCGTCGCCGGCACGGCGGACATCACGGTGTCGAACCCGGCCCCCACGTCGACCTCGTACCGGACGCCGACCTCGCACCGGACCCCGACCGAACCATCGTCCACGAGGCCGACCGGACCGCCGTCCACGACGCCGACGCCCGATGTCTCGGCGCCCGACGCCGTGACGTCCGACGGTTCGGCGCTTTCGGTCTCCCCGGTCGGTGAGGCGCTCCTGTCCGCCTCGGACGACGGCCCGCCGCCCTCGGCGACCCCGGCTGCCCTGGCCGGCGACCCCCGGCCTTCTGCCTCATGA
- a CDS encoding MFS transporter yields MKPGRNRGWLLRLVIAFSFAQGAVSMARPAVSYRALALGADERAIGVIAGVYALLPLFAAVPLGRRTDHGRCAPLLPVGVVLIAGGCALSGTAGSLTAMAAWSGVMGLGHLSFVIGAQSLVARQSAPHEQDRNFGHFTIGASLGQLVGPIAAGALIGGPDMAGTSALALLVAGGVAAFSFVSLWRIEDRTPSTSRTGSGGRVPVHRILRTRGVPAGIFISLAVLSATDILTAYLPVVGEHRGIAPSVIGLLLSLRAAATIACRLVMTPMLRLLGRAALLTTTCLLAALLCAGIALPVPVWALAVILAVLGFCLGVGQPLSMTTVVQAAPDDARSTALALRLTGNRLGQVAAPATAGLIAGVAGVAAPFVMLGALLLIASGLGLRQGRTAPGAVAGAGGEATAGGKAGGVGTDAGRDATVPSPELEKRRTGRGSA; encoded by the coding sequence GTGAAGCCCGGTAGGAACCGCGGCTGGCTGCTCCGCCTGGTCATCGCCTTCAGCTTCGCGCAGGGGGCGGTGTCCATGGCACGGCCCGCCGTCTCCTACCGGGCCCTCGCGCTGGGCGCCGACGAGCGGGCGATCGGCGTCATCGCCGGGGTGTACGCGCTGCTGCCGCTCTTCGCCGCCGTACCGCTCGGCCGCCGGACCGACCACGGCCGGTGCGCCCCGCTGCTGCCCGTGGGCGTCGTCCTGATCGCCGGCGGCTGCGCCCTCAGCGGTACGGCCGGCTCCCTCACGGCGATGGCGGCCTGGAGCGGTGTCATGGGCCTCGGACACCTCTCCTTCGTGATCGGCGCCCAGTCGCTCGTGGCCCGCCAGTCCGCGCCCCACGAACAGGACCGCAACTTCGGCCACTTCACCATCGGCGCCTCGCTCGGCCAGCTCGTCGGACCGATCGCCGCGGGCGCCCTGATCGGTGGCCCCGACATGGCGGGCACCAGCGCCCTCGCCCTGCTGGTCGCGGGCGGCGTCGCGGCGTTCTCGTTCGTCTCCCTGTGGCGCATCGAGGACCGTACGCCGTCCACGTCCCGTACGGGATCGGGTGGACGTGTGCCCGTGCACCGCATCCTGCGGACCCGGGGCGTGCCCGCGGGCATCTTCATCAGCCTCGCCGTGCTCTCCGCGACGGACATCCTCACCGCGTATCTGCCGGTGGTCGGCGAACACCGGGGCATCGCGCCCTCCGTGATCGGCCTGCTGCTCAGCCTGCGCGCGGCGGCGACCATCGCCTGCCGGCTGGTGATGACGCCCATGCTGCGGCTGCTGGGCCGGGCCGCGCTGCTCACCACGACCTGTCTGCTGGCGGCCCTGCTGTGCGCCGGGATCGCGCTGCCCGTGCCCGTCTGGGCGCTCGCCGTGATCCTTGCCGTGCTCGGCTTCTGCCTGGGCGTCGGCCAGCCCCTGTCGATGACCACGGTCGTCCAGGCCGCCCCGGACGACGCCCGCTCCACCGCCCTCGCCCTGCGGCTGACCGGCAACCGGCTCGGGCAGGTCGCCGCGCCCGCCACCGCGGGCCTGATTGCCGGAGTCGCGGGCGTGGCCGCGCCGTTCGTGATGCTCGGGGCGCTGCTGCTGATCGCCTCGGGGCTGGGGCTGCGACAGGGGCGTACCGCGCCGGGGGCCGTCGCAGGAGCAGGAGGAGAAGCAACAGCAGGAGGAAAAGCGGGAGGAGTCGGAACGGATGCGGGCCGGGACGCGACCGTGCCCTCTCCTGAACTGGAGAAACGCCGAACAGGCCGCGGCAGCGCCTGA
- a CDS encoding CitMHS family transporter, with protein MLTILGFTMIATFLVLIMMKKMSPIAALVLIPALFCVFVGKGAHLGDYVIEGVGTLAPTAAMLMFAIVYFGVMIDVGLFDPVVRGILKFCKADPMRIVVGTALLAAIVSLDGDGSTTFMITVSAMYPLYKRLKMSLVVMTGVAATANGVMNTLPWGGPTARAATALKLDAGDIFVPMIPALAVGLVAVIGLAYVLGLRERKRLGVLSLADVLEKEEQEKKELRETETETVLVGAGASGVSGGSGASGDSGDGKVRFAKTAGGSGSGTGAAVGSEGGSEDDDADDVRLQGLDPNRATLRPKLYWFNALLTAVLLTAMIMELLPIPVLFLLAAALALTVNFPNIPDQRERLAAHADNVLNVSGMVFAAAVFTGVLQGTGMVDSMAKWLVDGIPDGMGPHMAIVTGALSLPLTYFMSNDGFYFGVLPVLAEAGAAHGVSPLEIARASLVGQPLHMSSPLVPAVYVLVGMAKVDFGDHTKFVVKWAALTSLVVLGSGILFGII; from the coding sequence ATGCTGACCATCCTCGGCTTCACCATGATCGCGACCTTCCTGGTCCTGATCATGATGAAGAAGATGTCGCCGATCGCGGCGCTGGTGCTGATCCCGGCACTGTTCTGTGTGTTCGTCGGAAAAGGCGCCCACCTCGGCGACTACGTCATCGAAGGGGTGGGCACCCTCGCGCCCACCGCCGCGATGCTGATGTTCGCCATCGTGTACTTCGGCGTCATGATCGACGTCGGCCTCTTCGATCCGGTCGTGCGGGGCATCCTCAAGTTCTGCAAGGCCGACCCGATGCGCATCGTCGTCGGTACGGCCCTGCTCGCCGCGATCGTCTCCCTGGACGGCGACGGCTCGACCACCTTCATGATCACGGTCTCGGCGATGTACCCGCTGTACAAGCGCCTCAAGATGAGCCTCGTGGTGATGACGGGTGTCGCCGCCACCGCCAACGGCGTGATGAACACCCTGCCCTGGGGCGGCCCGACGGCCCGCGCCGCCACCGCGCTCAAGCTCGACGCCGGCGACATCTTCGTCCCGATGATCCCGGCGCTCGCCGTCGGTCTGGTCGCCGTGATCGGCCTCGCGTACGTCCTCGGCCTGCGCGAGCGCAAGCGCCTCGGCGTGCTGAGCCTGGCCGACGTCCTGGAGAAGGAGGAGCAGGAGAAGAAGGAGCTGCGGGAGACCGAGACCGAGACGGTGCTCGTCGGTGCGGGTGCGTCCGGTGTCTCCGGTGGCTCGGGTGCTTCCGGCGACTCCGGTGACGGCAAGGTGCGCTTCGCCAAGACCGCGGGCGGGTCGGGTTCCGGCACCGGCGCGGCGGTCGGCTCCGAGGGCGGATCCGAGGACGACGACGCGGACGACGTACGCCTCCAGGGTCTTGACCCGAACCGCGCGACCCTGCGTCCCAAGCTGTACTGGTTCAACGCGCTGCTCACGGCGGTCCTGCTCACCGCCATGATCATGGAGCTGCTGCCGATCCCGGTCCTGTTCCTGCTCGCCGCGGCGCTCGCCCTGACCGTCAACTTCCCGAACATCCCGGACCAGCGTGAGCGGCTCGCCGCGCACGCCGACAACGTCCTCAACGTCTCCGGCATGGTCTTCGCCGCCGCCGTCTTCACCGGCGTCCTCCAGGGCACCGGCATGGTCGACTCCATGGCCAAGTGGCTCGTCGACGGCATCCCCGACGGCATGGGCCCGCACATGGCGATCGTCACCGGCGCCCTGAGCCTGCCGCTCACCTACTTCATGTCGAACGACGGCTTCTACTTCGGCGTGCTGCCCGTCCTCGCCGAGGCCGGTGCCGCGCACGGCGTCTCGCCGCTGGAGATCGCCCGGGCCTCGCTCGTGGGCCAGCCGCTGCACATGTCGAGCCCGTTGGTCCCGGCCGTGTACGTACTGGTCGGCATGGCCAAGGTCGACTTCGGCGACCACACCAAGTTCGTGGTGAAGTGGGCCGCCCTCACGTCACTCGTGGTGCTCGGGTCCGGAATCCTGTTCGGCATCATCTGA
- a CDS encoding molybdopterin oxidoreductase family protein, whose protein sequence is MSTTADSHSRTALRICPLCEATCGLTLTIEGTRVTSARGDRDDVFSQGFICPKGASFGAADGDPDRLRTPLVRTDGELREATWEEAFDAVAAGLRPVVERYGPHSVGAVLGNPNVHTMAGALYPAVLLSGLGTHSVFTASTVDQMPKHVSSGLLYGDANAIPVPDLDHTDHLLLIGANPLESNGSLCTAPDFPGKLKALKARGGTLTVVDPRRTRTAKLADRHVAVRPGTDALLLAAMAHVLFEEHLTDLGELTAMVQGYDELRDAVRDFTPEAAAGACDIDADTIRALARELAAAPTAAVYGRIGSCTVPHGTLASWLVDVLNILTGNLDRPGGALFPQAATDRTPRPAGPGRGFALGRWHSRVSRHPEAKGELPLAALAEEIDTATEEGEPIRALVVIAANPVLSAPDGDRLDKALDSLDFMVSVDPYLNETSRHAHVVLPPPPPSQSPHHDFAFNTLAVRNQVRYTRAAVPLEPGRKAETEILARLVLAATGMHGADPSAVDTLVIDQTLARAVKEPHSPVHGRDPRELAAALTGDTGPERRLDLMLRLGPYGDGFGARPDGLNLTKLLAAPHGIDLGPLRSRLPGPLKTRSGLVELLPRPLADDLPRLRDALRQRPDGLVLVGRRHLRSNNSWMHNIPALTGGTNRCTLHIHPDDAERLGVTDGAPVRVKGAGGEVVAPAEVTDSVRRGVVSLPHGWGHDRPGTRLRHATADPGVNVNQLLDGSLLDPLSGTAVLNGVPVDIAPAGVEL, encoded by the coding sequence GTGTCCACCACCGCCGACTCCCACTCCCGTACAGCCCTGCGCATCTGCCCGCTCTGCGAGGCCACCTGCGGGCTCACGCTCACCATCGAGGGGACCCGGGTGACGAGCGCGCGCGGGGACCGTGACGATGTGTTCAGCCAGGGGTTCATCTGCCCGAAGGGGGCGTCGTTCGGGGCCGCCGACGGGGACCCGGACCGTCTGCGCACCCCCCTCGTCCGCACGGACGGCGAGCTGCGCGAGGCCACCTGGGAGGAGGCCTTCGACGCCGTCGCCGCCGGACTGCGACCGGTCGTCGAGCGGTACGGGCCGCACTCCGTCGGAGCCGTCCTCGGCAACCCGAACGTGCACACCATGGCCGGCGCCCTCTACCCGGCCGTCCTGCTCTCCGGACTCGGCACGCACAGCGTCTTCACCGCGTCCACCGTCGACCAGATGCCCAAGCACGTCTCCAGCGGTCTCCTCTACGGCGACGCCAACGCGATCCCCGTACCCGACCTCGACCACACCGACCACCTGCTGCTGATCGGCGCCAACCCCCTGGAGTCCAACGGAAGTCTGTGCACCGCACCCGACTTCCCCGGCAAGCTCAAGGCCCTCAAGGCGCGCGGCGGCACCCTCACGGTCGTCGACCCCCGCCGCACCCGCACCGCCAAACTCGCCGACCGGCACGTCGCCGTCCGCCCCGGCACCGACGCCCTGCTCCTCGCGGCCATGGCGCACGTCCTCTTCGAGGAGCACCTCACCGACCTCGGCGAGCTGACCGCGATGGTCCAGGGATACGACGAACTGCGCGACGCCGTGCGCGACTTCACGCCCGAGGCCGCCGCCGGGGCGTGCGACATCGACGCCGACACCATCCGCGCGCTCGCCCGTGAACTCGCCGCCGCGCCCACCGCCGCCGTGTACGGCCGCATCGGCAGCTGCACCGTCCCGCACGGCACCCTCGCCAGCTGGCTGGTCGACGTCCTCAACATCCTCACCGGCAACCTCGACCGGCCCGGTGGCGCCCTCTTCCCGCAGGCCGCCACCGACCGCACGCCCCGCCCCGCGGGCCCCGGCCGCGGCTTCGCGCTCGGCCGCTGGCACAGCCGCGTCAGCCGTCACCCGGAGGCCAAGGGCGAACTGCCGCTCGCCGCGCTCGCCGAGGAGATCGACACCGCCACCGAGGAGGGCGAGCCGATCCGCGCCCTCGTCGTCATCGCCGCCAACCCCGTCCTGTCCGCCCCCGACGGCGACCGCCTCGACAAGGCCCTCGACTCGCTCGACTTCATGGTCAGTGTCGACCCGTATCTGAACGAGACCTCGCGCCATGCCCACGTCGTGCTGCCGCCGCCCCCGCCCTCGCAGAGCCCGCACCACGACTTCGCCTTCAACACCCTCGCCGTACGCAACCAGGTCCGTTACACCCGGGCCGCCGTCCCCCTGGAACCCGGCAGGAAGGCCGAGACGGAGATCCTCGCCCGGCTCGTCCTCGCCGCCACCGGCATGCACGGCGCCGACCCCTCCGCCGTCGACACCCTGGTCATCGACCAGACCCTCGCCAGGGCCGTCAAGGAACCGCACTCCCCGGTGCACGGCCGCGACCCCCGCGAACTCGCCGCCGCCCTCACCGGTGACACCGGCCCCGAGCGCCGCCTCGACCTGATGCTGCGCCTCGGCCCGTACGGCGACGGATTCGGCGCCCGCCCCGACGGCCTGAACCTGACGAAGCTGCTGGCCGCGCCCCACGGCATCGACCTCGGGCCGCTCCGGTCCCGGCTGCCCGGCCCCCTCAAGACCCGCAGCGGACTCGTGGAACTGCTTCCGCGGCCCCTCGCCGACGACCTCCCGCGGCTCAGGGACGCCCTCCGGCAGCGTCCGGACGGTCTCGTCCTGGTAGGCCGCCGCCATCTGCGGTCCAACAACAGTTGGATGCACAACATCCCCGCCCTCACCGGCGGCACCAACCGCTGCACCCTGCACATCCACCCCGACGACGCCGAACGCCTCGGCGTCACCGACGGGGCACCCGTACGTGTGAAGGGCGCCGGGGGAGAGGTCGTCGCCCCCGCCGAGGTCACCGACTCCGTGCGGCGCGGTGTCGTGAGCCTGCCGCACGGCTGGGGACACGACCGGCCCGGCACCCGGCTGCGGCACGCCACCGCGGACCCCGGCGTCAACGTCAACCAGCTCCTGGACGGCAGCCTGCTCGACCCGCTGTCCGGCACCGCGGTCCTCAACGGCGTACCCGTGGACATCGCGCCGGCGGGCGTGGAGCTCTGA
- a CDS encoding GntR family transcriptional regulator: protein MTSFAPDSIVLNRKLPLWYQVSQSLRASILGRSAQDPLRLPTEEQLAEHYGVSVLTMRQALKELEGEGLITRHRRRGTFIEPSALRGAPVRLLGSVDAIVAQQSGMTTELLDHGNEPVSGELSAYFPDLTEVATYHRLRSDEKTGEPTNHARNYVRPELAALFDPEDLVRWPMTKVLRDVAGARIGQITDTVEARLADPETARLLQVPLLSPILHYTGVVHGADGRALDVVRIHYRGDRFSFTVTLDAH from the coding sequence GTGACCTCCTTCGCGCCGGACTCGATCGTCCTGAACCGCAAGCTGCCGCTCTGGTATCAGGTGTCGCAGTCCCTGCGCGCCTCGATACTGGGGCGGTCCGCGCAGGATCCGCTGCGCCTGCCCACCGAGGAACAGCTGGCGGAGCACTACGGGGTGAGTGTGCTGACCATGCGGCAGGCGCTCAAGGAGCTGGAGGGCGAGGGGCTCATCACCCGGCACCGCAGACGCGGCACGTTCATCGAGCCGAGCGCTCTGCGGGGCGCGCCGGTCCGCCTCCTCGGCTCGGTCGACGCCATCGTGGCCCAGCAGTCCGGTATGACGACGGAACTGCTCGACCACGGCAACGAGCCCGTGTCCGGCGAACTCTCCGCGTACTTCCCGGATCTGACGGAGGTGGCCACGTACCACCGGCTGCGCAGCGACGAGAAGACCGGTGAACCGACCAACCACGCGCGCAACTACGTACGGCCGGAGCTGGCGGCCCTGTTCGATCCGGAGGATCTGGTCCGCTGGCCCATGACCAAGGTCCTGCGGGATGTCGCGGGGGCGCGGATCGGCCAGATCACCGACACGGTCGAGGCGCGGCTCGCCGACCCGGAGACCGCCCGGCTGCTCCAGGTCCCGCTGCTGAGCCCGATCCTGCACTACACGGGCGTCGTGCACGGCGCGGACGGCCGGGCGCTGGACGTGGTCCGCATCCACTACCGGGGCGACCGTTTCTCGTTCACCGTCACCCTCGACGCCCACTGA
- a CDS encoding TetR/AcrR family transcriptional regulator, giving the protein MKPVPQATSLRRAPVQRRSAERLTRILDACADLLDEVGYDALSTRAVALRAGVPIGSVYRFFGNKRAMVDALAQRNLDIYTERVTHRLQETGSGAGWRVAMDAVLDEYLAMKRTAPGFSLVDFGNQIPVGTRVAEPNTRVADRLTDMLSAYLDRAPDDDLRRVFLIAVEAADTLVQLAFRLDPAGDERVIGETRELLRAYLSRSLD; this is encoded by the coding sequence ATGAAGCCCGTGCCCCAAGCGACCTCGCTGCGCCGCGCGCCCGTCCAGCGCCGTAGCGCCGAACGACTCACCCGTATCCTCGACGCCTGCGCCGACCTCCTGGACGAGGTCGGCTACGACGCCCTGAGCACCCGCGCGGTCGCCCTGCGCGCGGGCGTGCCCATAGGGTCCGTCTACCGGTTCTTCGGCAACAAGCGGGCCATGGTCGACGCGCTCGCCCAGCGCAACCTGGACATCTACACCGAGCGTGTCACCCACCGCCTCCAGGAGACCGGCAGCGGAGCGGGCTGGCGGGTGGCCATGGACGCGGTCCTCGACGAGTACCTCGCCATGAAGCGCACCGCTCCCGGCTTCTCCCTCGTCGACTTCGGCAACCAGATCCCCGTCGGCACCCGCGTCGCCGAGCCCAACACCCGCGTCGCCGACCGGCTGACCGACATGCTCTCCGCGTATCTCGACCGCGCCCCCGACGACGACCTCCGGCGGGTCTTCCTCATCGCCGTCGAGGCCGCCGACACCCTCGTGCAGCTCGCCTTCCGCCTCGACCCGGCCGGCGACGAGCGGGTCATAGGCGAGACACGGGAACTGCTCCGGGCGTATCTCTCGCGCTCGCTCGACTGA
- a CDS encoding type ISP restriction/modification enzyme, which produces MPSVTHDDAPLLADLMPWSVAPPRLGRAWPAAPDPASLKARWDALVKAEGPDREALFGATRARTLHSAVGQLPGQASGTGRLARASGPCAEPVRIQTGPFDEQWLIPDHRLIDAARPELWRVADEQQVFAVEQPPSPDGPVLLVASVLPVVPPQPKLPGTKAAPVARPGRVHPLYRRPGGLEPNLAPGLSDLLAGRLGHSPAPLDVLAWTVAVAGRGPRGVTVPLTADPELWARGTELGHRMLWLMRRDGERPKLPGGRRPYVRAPLPPFPVEPRYDREEETLRLDEGRISPVPPAAWDFEVGGVRVLDQWFGSRITRPEPGTLEAVRPTTWPQSWTTELLELVTILTLLSELRAQQRELTIESPITAADLRKAEVLPPPPTTRHPASVLTHEEEGPEGQFTLL; this is translated from the coding sequence ATGCCGAGCGTGACGCACGACGACGCTCCGCTGCTCGCGGACCTCATGCCGTGGTCCGTCGCACCTCCCCGGCTGGGCCGGGCGTGGCCGGCGGCCCCCGACCCGGCGTCCCTGAAAGCGCGGTGGGACGCCCTGGTGAAGGCCGAGGGGCCCGACCGGGAGGCCCTGTTCGGCGCCACCCGCGCGCGGACCCTGCACTCGGCCGTGGGGCAGCTGCCCGGCCAGGCCTCCGGTACGGGCCGGCTGGCGCGCGCCTCGGGCCCGTGCGCGGAGCCGGTGCGGATCCAGACCGGCCCGTTCGACGAGCAGTGGCTGATCCCCGACCACCGGCTGATCGACGCGGCGCGTCCCGAGCTGTGGCGGGTGGCCGACGAGCAGCAGGTGTTCGCGGTCGAGCAGCCGCCCTCGCCCGACGGGCCGGTGCTCCTCGTCGCGTCGGTGCTGCCGGTGGTCCCGCCGCAGCCGAAGCTCCCCGGGACGAAGGCCGCTCCGGTCGCCCGGCCCGGCCGTGTGCACCCCCTGTACCGGCGCCCCGGCGGCCTCGAACCGAACCTGGCACCGGGCCTGTCGGACCTCCTGGCCGGACGCCTCGGCCACTCACCCGCCCCGCTCGACGTCCTCGCCTGGACGGTCGCGGTCGCCGGCCGGGGGCCGCGCGGGGTGACCGTCCCGCTCACGGCCGACCCCGAACTGTGGGCACGCGGTACGGAGTTGGGCCACCGCATGCTGTGGCTGATGCGCCGCGACGGTGAGCGCCCCAAGCTCCCCGGCGGCCGACGCCCTTACGTACGGGCCCCGCTGCCGCCCTTCCCGGTCGAACCGCGTTACGACCGGGAGGAGGAGACCCTCCGCCTCGACGAGGGCCGTATCTCCCCCGTCCCGCCCGCGGCCTGGGACTTCGAGGTCGGCGGTGTCCGCGTCCTGGACCAGTGGTTCGGCAGCCGGATCACCCGCCCCGAGCCGGGCACGCTGGAGGCCGTCCGCCCCACGACCTGGCCCCAGTCCTGGACCACCGAGCTCCTGGAACTGGTGACGATCCTGACCCTGCTGTCCGAACTGCGCGCGCAGCAGCGGGAGTTGACGATCGAGTCCCCCATCACCGCGGCGGACCTGCGCAAGGCGGAAGTCCTCCCACCCCCACCCACCACCCGCCACCCGGCCTCGGTCCTGACCCACGAGGAGGAGGGCCCGGAGGGCCAATTCACCCTGCTGTAA
- the hmgA gene encoding homogentisate 1,2-dioxygenase — MSGDARNGATALRKTAEALTYLSGFGNEHSSEAVPGALPQGRNSPQRVPLGLYAEQLSGSAFTEPRAHNRRSWLYRIRPSAAHPAFTRTDNGALRSAPFTESVPDPNRLRWNPLPEPAPGTDFLAGLWTLGGNGDATQRTGMAVHLYHANSSMERVFSDADGELLIVPEQGGLLLRTEFGLLHVEPGHVALIPRGVRFRVELLGDASDDARTTHPTARGYVCENYGAPFQLPDLGPIGANGLANPRDFRAPVAAYEDAEADGHTAEPVEVVNKFCGNLWTAMYDHSPLDVVAWHGNHVPYTYDLRLFNVIGTISYDHPDPSIFTVLTSPSDTPGLAGVDFVVFAPRWLVGEDTFRPPYFHRNVMSEYMGLIEGAYDAKAEGFVPGGGSLHNMMSAHGPDRETFERASAAELRPQKIDDGLAFMFETRWPVTATAQAAHAEHLQASYDDVWQGLERHFRAGGRP; from the coding sequence ATGAGCGGGGACGCGCGCAACGGCGCAACGGCACTGCGGAAGACCGCCGAGGCGCTGACGTATCTCTCCGGGTTCGGCAACGAACACAGTTCGGAGGCGGTCCCGGGCGCCCTCCCGCAGGGCCGCAACTCACCGCAGCGGGTCCCTCTCGGCCTGTACGCGGAGCAGCTGAGCGGTTCGGCGTTCACCGAGCCGAGGGCGCACAACCGCCGCTCGTGGCTGTACCGCATCCGCCCCTCGGCGGCGCACCCGGCGTTCACCCGCACCGACAACGGCGCCCTGCGCTCGGCCCCCTTCACCGAGTCGGTGCCGGACCCGAACCGGCTGCGCTGGAACCCCCTGCCGGAGCCGGCGCCCGGCACCGACTTCCTGGCGGGCCTGTGGACCCTCGGCGGCAACGGCGACGCCACCCAGCGCACGGGCATGGCCGTGCACCTGTATCACGCCAACTCCTCGATGGAGCGGGTCTTCAGCGACGCCGACGGCGAGCTGCTGATCGTGCCCGAACAGGGCGGGCTGCTCCTGCGCACCGAGTTCGGGCTGCTGCATGTGGAGCCAGGACATGTGGCGCTCATTCCTCGTGGGGTCCGCTTCCGTGTGGAGCTGCTGGGCGACGCCTCCGACGACGCACGGACCACACACCCGACCGCCCGGGGTTATGTGTGCGAGAACTACGGGGCGCCCTTCCAGCTCCCCGACCTCGGTCCGATCGGCGCCAACGGCCTCGCCAACCCCCGGGACTTCCGCGCGCCGGTCGCCGCGTACGAGGACGCGGAGGCCGACGGGCACACGGCGGAGCCCGTGGAGGTGGTCAACAAGTTCTGCGGCAACCTCTGGACGGCGATGTACGACCACTCGCCGCTGGACGTCGTGGCCTGGCACGGCAACCATGTGCCGTACACCTACGATCTGCGCCTGTTCAATGTGATCGGCACCATCAGCTACGACCACCCCGACCCGTCCATCTTCACCGTGCTGACGTCACCGTCCGACACCCCGGGCCTCGCCGGCGTCGACTTCGTGGTCTTCGCCCCGCGCTGGCTGGTGGGCGAGGACACCTTCCGGCCGCCCTACTTCCACCGGAACGTGATGAGCGAGTACATGGGGCTCATCGAAGGCGCCTACGACGCGAAGGCGGAGGGGTTCGTACCGGGCGGCGGTTCGCTGCACAACATGATGTCCGCGCACGGCCCCGACCGGGAGACCTTCGAGCGGGCCAGCGCCGCCGAACTGCGACCGCAGAAGATCGACGACGGCCTCGCCTTCATGTTCGAGACGCGCTGGCCGGTCACCGCCACCGCGCAGGCAGCCCACGCCGAGCATCTCCAGGCCTCGTACGACGACGTGTGGCAGGGGCTCGAACGGCACTTCCGGGCGGGCGGGCGGCCGTGA